A stretch of DNA from Saccharomycodes ludwigii strain NBRC 1722 chromosome I, whole genome shotgun sequence:
ATTAGTCGTAATAATTACGGGTTCGGATTAtggtaattaatttcttgttttatttcggtctttacatataataataatatataataaagatttatttaaaactataacttaaatacttttgatgaataacttgataataaatcatctctttatatatgatttattttcacatttatatttgacgttcatattaatcttttccaaCATTTCGTTGTTGTTCCTTAGGCGGCATCTTGGTTACGGTGTTTTCCTGTAAAAGTGATTTCCATTACGGAGACTTCCTATTAAGGTAATTTCCATTGCGGAGACTTCCTATTAAGGTAATTTCCATTACGGAGACTTCCTATTAAGGTAATTTCCATTACGGAGATTTCCTGTATGTTGGTTGTAATATATGTTTACTTGGTTTCATATTACGACACAATATCGCAAAATAGAattgtatttataataattaacgCAAAATGTAGCAACTTCGGAAAAACCACGGAACGTTTGAAAAGTATGGAGATGACCGTAAGAAGGAGATTCCCTTAACGGACGAGAACGAAAtcttttggaaaaaaataatgcaGTTTAcatatagaaaaaaaggaagatgaaaataacTCATAGATATAAAGAGATGATTATGAATTTAGTTGGAAACATATAaattatagttttattagttaaaatTACAtagacaaaaaaacaaaaactatTACATCTCTCTTGATTTAACTACTaaagtattaaaatcattttACTAATCTTACCTCACTGTATACCCCCTCTGCGACATAACACCATCTCCAAAAGGTGAACCTATATTTCTTATGTAGTTTATACGTAAGATAATGATATCATCAAACTTTGAAACTCACTTTTAACGTGGCAGTGTTCCAATATAAGATACTTCAAATAACCGTTTAATAACTAATTAGTATTGCTAATATTAACCTCAAAATTAAGGTCCAAGTATCAAGAAATaagttatatataaatgtgTTATTTAGGATTCATTTATCAATCTAttctaaaatataaatgttaattttttatataattaatatttaaaggtATGTAGGAAAAATAGGCAACAcagttattttttattaacttACTAACATGTATCATTCTACGACATAACGTTGGTTTACATTAGATGTGCTTTAATTACCAAATAATGGGTTATAGTATATTGGTGTTAccttattaataaaaaaaaaaaactcacAACCAAAGAAAGGtattatacaaaataaaataaataaaataaataacatatatataatatataaaaaggatAATGCAATATATATGGGTAAAAATGGTGATTACTATTGTCATTCAACAGTGACAATTGTAATAGTAGGCTATAATTATATGCAGAAAACACTACcaccattaaaaaaattaacaaaagtaAGACTAAACAAACATggcaataaataaaaggaaTAAATATAGGGAATAAATCATAtacaatgataataaataaagttaaaaatacaaatcaAAAGGAAAAGTATGAGAACTCGgtcagttttttttcctttgcAATTGATCGTCGtcattatcttttttttctattattgGTGTATCTGAATTTAAAGTATGTGCTGGACATGGAAAAGCAGAAGTTAAAGCCACTGATGAGAATGCTACTAGAAATGTGGTCATGAACACTTTATTAGTGATATTGTTTCTTGTGGCTGCTTTCATTGTCTATTTTCTTGGGCTATTGTCACTTTATATGATATTACTATTCTGCGatcctttaatttttggcagtacctttttttcttttcttttcttttcttttctttccaatGGATTGGCTTAGAtgtaattatatatttatatacgaacttatatatattgttgaAGTAGAATAAgatagaaaaatataattataaaaaaataaaatggaaatataaataaaagttagAAATTGATATGCTTTTATTGAgtttaatataatttgaCTGGGAACTGAAAAATAcaggaaagaaaagaaataaaaaaaaaaaaaaaaaaaaaaaccaagatGTATTGaatctaaaaaataatggcattttttctttttttctgctGATTTTTatcgctttttttttttaatgggaTACAAAGGGATgtaattgttattatgatttatttcCCTTTGAATAAAGCGTTTTTAAGCGcatggaaaaaataaaaataaaaataaaaataaaaagcaaccaattaaatttaaaagaaataactaacccattttttttcttttatatttttcaattctatCCTATTAATCTATTTACTTTCCGGGTAATAACTAACTTATCCCTTTATCacgtttttctttttcctttttttatatcaatGACTCGTACTGATTTATTGAGCtatcattttttaagttGCTATTCGTATTGGAATTAACattgtttaatttattatttggttGTAATAAAGTCACAGAAAATCCGGGTGGAagtgttttattatttccagCACGGCtgttatttattgtatCCGTAGTATTCGACACAATCGATGATGTTGTTGATACACTAGTTTTAGGAGCATTGTAATCAAAATTATAAGAGTTACCAGCACCTTTACTGCTCGTAGTTGAATTAGAGAAAAAGTCTCCAAATTCAtcattattggtattattgtCAGAAAATTGTATGGCAGTCTTTGAATTATTGCCACCGCTAGCATTGCGTTTATTACTGGTTATAGTCGTACTCTTATTTTTCCATATATTGGAATCGTTTGGATAATTAATACTGTTGGAATTaacgttattattattgccattattattaaataatgcATCTCTACTTAGTACCAAAGGTGATCCCCTAGCAATGCTCTTGTTCTTGTCATTGGTAGCATTAGTagaattatttgaaataacAGTTGGAACAACcttttttggtttaatGGGTGTGATTTTAATGTTAGCTGAATTGATTCTatcaatatcattttttttgacaacTGGTTTTTCAATAACTTGTCCAAAGAAATTGTTCTCAGTATTAACCGCGTTATTGCCATCTGAGGTATTCCCACCTGGTACATCATATTCCTTCCTTTGCTTCAATGTTTGTAAATGTTTCTTCTGAACTGACATTGATATGCCATTAATTACCATAGTAAACCTTTCGTAATCCTTTAAATTTAAGGTATCAGCCATAGAAAACCTCCAAATTAAGGGCAATATCTTATCCACGATAATAACCTCATCAGATACAAAGGAGGATAGTTTTTCGAAAATGGGTACcatttctaataaaatgCGTCTATCCTTAGATTTCATAACAGTAAATAACGGAAGCATATCATCCAATGCCTGATATTTGTCTAtacttttgttttcaatCATTGTATAAAAGCATTTAGTAACCCCAATTTTGACATTCAGATTTGTGGTtagagaaaataaattagacat
This window harbors:
- the COA2 gene encoding Coa2p (similar to Saccharomyces cerevisiae YPL189C-A | COA2 | Cytochrome Oxidase Assembly), with amino-acid sequence MKAATRNNITNKVFMTTFLVAFSSVALTSAFPCPAHTLNSDTPIIEKKDNDDDQLQRKKN